One Brassica napus cultivar Da-Ae chromosome A5, Da-Ae, whole genome shotgun sequence DNA window includes the following coding sequences:
- the LOC106454888 gene encoding uncharacterized protein At4g04775-like isoform X2 — translation MGRYSYSQPSSSSHSPDLTSLLEAECEMYAAEAEITRWNAEASDWEPSAEGDDGIPRTCYCGSEPVHGYSQTPKDPYRRYITCPNADDRDCHVWKWWDVAVEEELREFQRELNAVKGEANQREQKLLRLEKQVSEFTKKKSGAKLMVFSLVLGLVLLIVLGILGKDSKDWGVRALFL, via the exons ATGGGACGATACAGTTACAGCCAGCCTTCTTCATCCTCACACTCTCCAGACTTAACCTCCCTCCTTGAAGCCGAATGTGAGATGTACGCGGCTGAAGCTGAGATTACTCGGTGGAATGCAGAAGCCAGTGACTGGGAACCATCAGCAGAGGGTGATGATGGCATCCCAAGGACATGCTACTGTGGTTCAGAGCCAGTTCACGGATACTCCCAAACGCCAAAAGATCCATACCGACGTTACATAACGTGCCCCAATGCCGATGATAGAGACTGCCACGTCTGGAAATGGTGGGACGTGGCGGTGGAGGAGGAGCTGAGAGAGTTTCAGAGGGAGCTTAATGCGGTTAAGGGTGAAGCGAATCAACGTGAGCAGAAGTTACTCCGTCTTGAGAAGCAAGTTTCCGAGTTCACAAAGAAGAAATCAGGAGCTAAGCTAATGGTCTTCAGCTTAGTGTTAGGGTTGGTGTTGCTTATTGTGCTAG GAATACTTGGAAAGGATTCAAAGGATTGGGGCGTACGTGCTTTGTTTCTTTAA
- the LOC106453650 gene encoding uncharacterized protein LOC106453650 produces MAGLAWTASNETGTTILQGTATEDCVSSALLAEGLAIREALLQAQAHRLSNIIIKSDAQIIIRAINKRESIKEICGILQDIHSLSCDLDVLSFNFIPRTENRIADALAKSALLNCATL; encoded by the coding sequence ATGGCCGGCTTAGCGTGGACAGCCTCAAATGAGACAGGGACGACCATACTTCAAGGCACTGCAACGGAAGATTGCGTCAGTTCAGCTCTACTGGCGGAAGGATTAGCTATACGAGAGGCCCTGCTGCAAGCCCAAGCACATAGACTCTCCAACATCATCATCAAGTCAGACGCTCAGATCATCATCCGAGCTATCAACAAACGAGAATCAATCAAGGAAATTTGTGGAATCCTCCAGGATATCCACAGCTTATCTTGTGACCTCGATGTACTTTCCTTTAATTTCATTCCTCGCACTGAAAACAGAATAGCCGATGCACTGGCTAAGAGTGCTCTGCTTAACTGCGCCACATTGTAG
- the LOC106454888 gene encoding glutathione S-transferase T3-like isoform X1: protein MNSFAFHLLNCSDLIAINRVEGLLKPSVSLVECHRETIKTMANGKFFSNLLFSQIPVDLDSPEPFWFGSQGPDDSPFMSAPDVPAKSPVSSSPDVRAKSGVNPNASGPERRKWTPREDKILIGAWLNTSKDPVMSNEQKSTSFWKRIVEYYNASPLLAGTVPRETTPCKQRWSRINGDVSKFCGSYDAALREQRSGQNDDDVMKTALDIFFNTVGYKFAMDHCWRELRYDQKWCSHYPAKDAGKEKRKQAVEVDTEVAQGVDPEVRPPGVKAAKASTKKKKSGREEELSRLHGVLEIKEKLSKQKLLDRLLAKKEPLSDMENSLMLKLMSEMI from the coding sequence ATGAACTCATTTGCTTTCCACCTTCTCAACTGCTCTGATCTGATTGCTATTAATCGAGTAGAAGGCTTACTTAAGCCCTCTGTGTCACTAGTAGAGTGTCACAGAGAAACAATTAAAACAATGGCTAATGGAAAATTTTTTAGTAATCTTCTCTTTAGTCAAATTCCAGTTGACCTTGATTCACCAGAACCTTTTTGGTTCGGTAGTCAAGGTCCTGATGACTCTCCTTTCATGAGTGCTCCCGACGTTCCTGCTAAGTCTCCTGTGAGCTCTTCTCCGGACGTTCGGGCAAAGTCTGGTGTGAATCCAAATGCCTCAGGTCCTGAGAGGAGAAAATGGACTCCCAGAGAGGATAAAATCCTTATTGGTGCTTGGCTTAACACCAGTAAGGACCCTGTGATGAGCAACGAGCAGAAGTCCACTTCTTTCTGGAAGCGTATAGTAGAGTACTACAACGCAAGTCCTCTCCTCGCTGGGACAGTACCGAGAGAGACCACCCCTTGCAAGCAGAGGTGGTCTAGGATTAACGGCGATGTATCCAAGTTCTGTGGCTCCTACGATGCGGCTCTGAGGGAGCAAAGAAGTGGGCAAAACgatgatgatgtgatgaaaaCCGCCTTGGACATTTTCTTCAACACGGTCGGCTACAAGTTCGCCATGGATCACTGCTGGAGGGAGCTGAGATACGACCAGAAATGGTGCTCCCACTATCCTGCTAaggatgctggaaaggagaagcgCAAACAAGCTGTGGAGGTGGATACAGAAGTGGCCCAAGGTGTCGATCCAGAAGTTAGACCTCCCGGGGTTAAAGCGGCCAAAGCTAgtaccaagaagaagaagagtggcaGGGAGGAGGAGTTGTCGAGGCTACATGGGGTTTTAGAAATTAAAGAGAAACTGTCTAAACAAAAGCTTCTTGATCGTTTACTAGCTAAGAAAGAACCTCTCTCAGATATGGAAAACAGTCTCATGCTCAAACTAATGTCCGAAATGATATGA
- the LOC125608539 gene encoding uncharacterized protein LOC125608539: MCAPSYSFDLIPYEHVLSSNSSYCQPFSSDASWQNKNDEAGWGFILFEDQQVKLVGVRKGNCASSPLHAEAESLAWAMKETRQSGVNEVCFESDCQQLTRLTQNPQEWPAIGPELDEIDFLSSEFSSCSIRFIRRTENVRADCLAKAGRSRAHDFCYLDTKIPPWLAHEACLFEPLVT; this comes from the exons ATGTGCGCACCTAGT TATTCATTTGATTTAATTCCGTATGAACATGTGCTAAGCTCAAACAGCAGTTACTGCCAACCTTTTAGTTCTGATGCATCCTGGCAGAACAAGAACGACGAAGCCGGCTGGGGGTTCATCCTTTTTGAAGATCAGCAAGTTAAGCTTGTGGGAGTCAGGAAAGGAAATTGTGCCTCCTCGCCATTGCATGCTGAAGCTGAGAGCCTCGCCTGGGCAATGAAAGAGACGAGACAGAGTGGTGTTAATGAGGTCTGCTTCGAATCAGACTGCCAACAACTGACTCGCCTTACTCAAAACCCGCAGGAATGGCCAGCCATAGGACCTGAACTGGATGAGATCGATTTTCTGAGCTCTGAATTCTCTTCTTGCTCTATCCGTTTTATAAGACGTACTGAAAATGTCCGTGCGGACTGCCTTGCAAAGGCAGGACGATCACGAGCTCATGATTTCTGTTACTTGGATACCAAGATTCCTCCATGGCTTGCTCATGAAGCTTGCCTGTTTGAACCTCTAGTTACTTAA
- the LOC125608538 gene encoding putative nuclease HARBI1: MSTSSSDGLDERIDELVDEIVEDYYNDIVEDQPDDEANRAYIERDREGGDDQLWNDYFSEDPTYSAQIFRRRFRMNKNLFLRIVRALKQNFIFFQQRKDATGRWGLSSLQKCTAAIRLLAYGTAADSVDEYLRLADTTAHSCLHHFTDAVIHLFGNEYLRRPTKEDLQRLLYIGEQRGFPGMVGSIDCMHWEWKNCPTAWKGQYTRGSGKPTIVLEAVASQDLWIWHAFFGLPGTLNDINVLDRSPVFDDILEGRAPRVRYMVNGHMYKLAYYLTDGIYPKWSTFIQSITLPQCPKQASFAKWQEAARKDVERAFGVLQARFAIVKNPVRTLDREKIGKIMRACIILHNMIVEDERDGYTNRVNISDFQEGESSRTSEVLNEIPTLFNDTFPDRNDLRDRQTHDRLKNDLIENIWNKFGNQD, encoded by the coding sequence ATGTCAACATCTTCATCCGATGGTCTAGACGAAAGAATAGACGAACTTGTTGATGAAATAGTTGAAGATTACTACAACGACATAGTGGAGGACCAACCCGATGATGAGGCGAACCGTGCTTATATTGAACGAGACCGTGAAGGAGGAGATGATCAGTTATGGAATGACTACTTCAGTGAAGACCCGACATACTCGGCACAAATATTTAGAAGACGTTTCCGCATGAACAAGAATTTATTCCTGCGTATTGTCAGAGCCCTCAAGCAGAACTTTATATTCTTTCAGCAGAGAAAAGATGCAACCGGGAGGTGGGGTCTATCatcacttcaaaagtgtacggcGGCTATTCGTCTGCTTGCTTATGGTACAGCGGCTGACTCggttgacgaatatctccgacttgcgGACACTACAGCACACTCTTGTTTACATCATTTCACTGACGCAGTTATACACTTATTTGGTAATGAGTATCTACGACGACCCACAAAggaggatcttcaacgactactctATATTGGAGAGCAACGCGGTTTTCCAGGGATGGTCGGGAGCattgactgtatgcattgggagtggaaaaactgcccaaccgcttggaaaggacaatACACACGTGGATCCGGAAAACCGACGATTGTTTTAGAGGCtgtagcttcacaagatctttggatatggcatgctTTCTTCGGTcttccaggtaccttaaacgatattaatgtcCTCGATCGGTCTCCTGTTTTTGACGATATCTTAGAAGGTCGAGCTCCGAGGGTAAGGTACATGGTCAACGGACACATGTATAAGTTGGCATACTATCTCACGGACGGTATATATCCAAagtggtcaacatttatccaatctatcacaCTCCCTCAATGTCCCAAACAAGCGTCATTTGCTAAATGGCAAGAAGCagcccgaaaagatgtcgagcgggcatttggagtattgcaagctcGGTTTGCGATAGTGAAAAACCCGGTTCGTACATTGGACAGAGAGAAGatagggaagattatgagagcatgtatcatactacacaatatgatagttgaaGATGAACGAGATGGTTATACAAACCGGGttaatatttcagattttcaAGAAGGAGAATCTTCCAGAACCTCGGAGGTCCTAAACGAAATTCCTACATTGttcaatgatacatttcccgACCGCAATGATCTTCGTGATAGGCAAACTCATGATCGATTGAAGAATGATTTGATCGAAAACATTTGGAATAAATTTGGTAATCAAGATTAA
- the LOC106451433 gene encoding CBL-interacting serine/threonine-protein kinase 11, whose product MPEIEIVADDGDNRNNNALFGKYELGKLLGCGAFAKVFHARDRRSGQSVAVKILNKKKLLANPALANNIKREISIMRRLSHPNIVGLHEVMATKTKIFFAMEFVKGGELFNKISKHGRLSEDLSRRYFQQLISAVGYCHARGVYHRDLKPENLLIDENGNLKVSDFGLSALTDHVRPDGLLHTLCGTPAYVAPEILSKKGYDGAKVDVWSCGIVLFVLAAGFLPFNDPNLMNMYKKIYKGTYRCPRWMSQDLKRFISRLLDINPETRITIDEILKDPWFVKGGLKTIKFHDEVGLDNGAVKGKEDGGGGGEYEVVKSLNAFDLISFSSGLDLSGLFDGCSNSVGEPERFLSEKSPEKLAEEVEEFAKVEKLRVNKKKEEFEFEMEGPNGKFTIGIYISRLNDLLVVVEARRRGGEVDCYKEMWNDKLRLQLIRVTDQTPNASI is encoded by the coding sequence ATGCCGGAGATCGAGATTGTCGCCGACGACGGCGACAACCGCAATAACAACGCCTTGTTCGGAAAATACGAGCTCGGGAAGCTTCTCGGATGCGGCGCCTTCGCCAAGGTCTTCCATGCTCGCGACCGCCGCTCCGGCCAAAGCGTCGCCGTCAAGATCCTAAACAAGAAGAAACTCCTCGCGAATCCAGCCCTAGCCAACAACATCAAACGCGAGATCTCGATCATGCGCCGTTTATCTCATCCCAACATCGTCGGGCTTCACGAGGTGATGGCGACGAAGACGAAGATCTTCTTCGCAATGGAGTTTGTTAAAGGAGGAGAGCTGTTCAACAAAATCTCAAAACACGGACGTCTCAGCGAAGATCTCAGCCGTCGCTATTTCCAGCAGCTGATCTCCGCCGTCGGTTATTGCCACGCGCGCGGCGTTTACCACCGCGATCTCAAGCCGGAGAATCTCTTGATCGACGAGAACGGGAACCTGAAGGTATCCGACTTCGGTCTCAGCGCGTTGACGGATCATGTCCGACCCGACGGTTTGTTGCATACCTTGTGCGGCACGCCTGCTTACGTGGCGCCTGAGATTCTCTCCAAGAAGGGATATGATGGCGCTAAGGTCGACGTGTGGTCTTGTGGCATCGTGTTGTTCGTTCTCGCCGCGGGGTTTTTGCCGTTTAACGATCCGAATCTGATGAACATGTACAAGAAGATTTACAAGGGGACGTATCGGTGCCCTAGATGGATGTCTCAAGATCTGAAAAGGTTCATCTCTCGTCTTCTTGATATCAATCCTGAGACGAGGATCACCATCGATGAGATTCTTAAGGATCCTTGGTTCGTTAAAGGAGGTCTTAAAACGATCAAGTTTCACGACGAGGTTGGTTTGGATAACGGTGCCGTGAAGGGCAAGGaagatggaggaggaggaggagaatatGAAGTGGTGAAGAGCTTAAACGCgtttgatttgatttctttCTCCTCGGGATTAGATCTTTCCGGTTTGTTTGACGGTTGTAGTAACTCTGTTGGTGAACCGGAGAGGTTCCTCTCGGAGAAGTCGCCGGAGAAACTCGCGGAGGAGGTGGAGGAGTTCGCGAAGGTGGAGAAGCTGAGGGTGAATAAGAAGAAGGAAGAGTTTGAGTTCGAGATGGAAGGGCCAAACGGGAAATTCACAATCGGAATATACATTTCGCGGCTGAACGATTTGCTCGTGGTGGTGGAGGCAAGGCGGAGAGGTGGCGAGGTTGATTGCTACAAGGAAATGTGGAATGACAAACTTAGGCTTCAGCTTATTCGCGTTACCGATCAAACGCCAAACGCAAGTATTTAA